The Triticum aestivum cultivar Chinese Spring chromosome 7B, IWGSC CS RefSeq v2.1, whole genome shotgun sequence genome window below encodes:
- the LOC123161259 gene encoding peroxidase 1 produces the protein MAMGSFLIPLSLLVLAASSAVAQLEIGYYRKSCPDVEAIVREEMVKIISAAPSLAGPLLRLHFHDCFVRGCDASVLLDSAKGNLAERDAKPNKSLRGFGSVERVKAKLEAACPGVVSCADVLTLMARDAVVLAKGPSWPVALGRRDGSMSSATEASDELPPSFGDVPLLTRIFASKGLGLKDLVVLSGAHTLGTAHCPSFADRLYNSTGNGLVDPSLDSEYADKLRLKCKSVDDKRMLSEMDPGSYRTFDISYYRHVAKRRGLFRSDAALLTDATTEEYVRRVATGKFDDAFFRDFSESMIKMGNVGVLTGGDGDIRKKCYVLN, from the exons ATGGCGATGGGGTCTTTCCTGATCCCTCTATCCCTGCTGGTTCtcgccgcgagctcggccgtggcCCAGCTGGAGATCGGATACTACCGCAAGTCATGCCCGGACGTGGAGGCGATAGTCCGCGAGGAGATGGTGAAGATCATCTCCGCCGCGCCCAGCCTCGCCGGCCCGCTCCTCCGGCTTCATTTCCACGACTGCTTTGTCAGG GGCTGTGACGCGTCTGTGCTGCTGGACTCCGCCAAGGGCAACCTGGCAGAGAGGGACGCCAAGCCCAACAAGAGCCTGCGAGGGTTTGGCTCCGTGGAGCGGGTGAAGGCCAAACTCGAGGCCGCATGCCCGGGCGTTGTGTCCTGCGCCGACGTGCTCACGCTCATGGCCCGCGACGCCGTCGTCCTGGCCAAGGGCCCATCCTGGCCCGTGGCGCTTGGCAGGAGAGACGGCAGCATGTCCAGTGCCACCGAGGCGAGCGACGAGCTGCCTCCTTCCTTCGGCGACGTCCCTCTGCTCACCCGGATCTTCGCCTCCAAGGGGCTCGGCCTCAAGGACCTCGTCGTCCTCTCCGGCGCGCACACGCTCGGCACGGCGCACTGCCCGTCGTTCGCCGACCGGCTCTACAACAGCACCGGCAACGGCCTCGTCGACCCGTCGCTGGACAGCGAGTACGCCGACAAGCTGAGGCTGAAGTGCAAGAGCGTTGACGACAAGAGGATGTTGTCGGAGATGGATCCCGGCAGCTACAGGACCTTCGACATCAGCTACTACCGCCACGTCGCCAAGCGCAGGGGACTCTTCCGCTCCGACGCTGCTCTGCTCACTGACGCCACCACCGAGGAATACGTCCGGCGCGTCGCTACCGGTAAATTCGACGACGCGTTCTTCAGGGATTTCAGCGAGTCCATGATCAAGATGGGCAACGTCGGCGTGCTTACCGGCGGTGACGGAGACATAAGGAAGAAATGCTACGTCCTCAACTAG